Proteins encoded in a region of the Scomber scombrus chromosome 16, fScoSco1.1, whole genome shotgun sequence genome:
- the tent5bb gene encoding terminal nucleotidyltransferase 5Bb: MSSGDVSELSRRVSVLSWDQVRRLDSILGESVPIHGRGNFPTLSVQPRQIVQVVRARLEERGVVVRDVKLNGSAASHVLHEDNGLGYKDLDLIFGLSRTDDKTFRLVKDVVLDCLVDFLPEGVCRERITAIALKEAYVQKLVKVCNDTDRWSLISLSNNTGKNVELKFVDSLRRQFEFSVDSFQITLDSLLLFDRCSETAMSETFHPTVQGESMYGDFEEALGHLRSRTIATRNPEEIRGGGLLKYCHLLVRGFRPSSESQIKQMQRYMCSRFFIDFPDINEQHRKLGAYLQNHFAGMEHKRYDYLVTLRRVVDESTVCLMGHERRQTLALISALALRVMAEQNAIPALSNITCYYQPAPYVRDVNFSNYYVAQVQSPMHTCSNSYQTWLPCS, encoded by the exons ATGTCCTCCGGTGATGTCTCGGAGCTGAGTCGGCGTGTGAGCGTGCTTTCTTGGGATCAGGTGCGGCGTTTGGACTCCATCCTGGGCGAGAGCGTCCCGATCCACGGCCGAGGAAACTTCCCCACGCTGTCCGTGCAGCCCCGACAGATCGTTCAG GTGGTCAGGGCTCGACTGGAGGAGCGGGGCGTGGTGGTACGCGATGTCAAGCTAAACGGCTCAGCGGCCAGCCATGTGCTTCATGAGGACAATGGCCTTGGCTACAAAGACCTGGACTTGATTTTCGGCCTGAGCCGGACTGACGACAAAACATTCCGGCTGGTGAAGGACGTGGTGCTGGACTGCCTGGTGGATTTTTTGCCTGAAGGGGTGTGCAGGGAGCGAATAACAGCTATTGCCCTGAAGGAGGCATATGTCCAGAAATTGGTGAAAGTTTGCAATGACACCGACCGTTGGAGCCTCATCTCGCTGTCCAACAACACCGGAAAGAACGTGGAACTGAAGTTTGTGGACTCCCTGCGGAGGCAGTTTGAGTTCAGTGTTGACTCCTTCCAGATCACTCTGGACTCGTTGCTGCTCTTCGATCGCTGCTCGGAGACAGCCATGTCTGAAACCTTCCACCCCACAGTGCAGGGAGAGAGCATGTATGGAGACTTTGAGGAAGCTTTGGGTCACCTTCGCTCCAGGACTATCGCCACCCGCAACCCAGAAGAGATCCGAGGCGGAGGGCTGCTCAAGTACTGCCACCTCCTGGTACGAGGCTTCCGGCCATCCTCGGAGTCTCAGATAAAACAGATGCAGCGCTACATGTGCTCACGCTTCTTCATCGACTTCCCCGACATAAACGAGCAGCATAGGAAACTGGGGGCGTATCTGCAGAACCACTTTGCGGGCATGGAGCACAAGCGCTACGATTACCTGGTGACGCTGAGGCGGGTGGTGGATGAGAGCACTGTGTGTCTGATGGGCCACGAGCGCCGACAGACACTGGCACTTATTTCCGCACTGGCACTGCGAGTAATGGCTGAACAGAATGCTATCCCCGCTCTGTCCAACATCACCTGCTACTATCAGCCCGCTCCCTATGTCAGAGATGTCAACTTCAGCAACTACTATGTGGCACAAGTTCAATCACCAATGCATACGTGTAGTAACTCTTATCAGACGTGGCTGCCTTGCAGCTGA